From the Serratia nematodiphila DZ0503SBS1 genome, one window contains:
- a CDS encoding 3-oxoacid CoA-transferase subunit A, whose amino-acid sequence MIDKSMASADAAVADIPDGATLMVGGFGPAGQPYALLDALIRRRPRALTLISNNAGNGDFGLAALLKAGCVRKVVCSFPRQADSWVFDDLYRRGELELELVPQGNLAARIQAAGAGIGGFYTPTGYGTQLAEGKETREIDGRRYVFELPLKADFALIKAEQADRWGNLRYDKTGRNFGPIMAMAANCTIVEVNHMVPLGELDPENIITPGIFVQRLVPSSPRAAQLSA is encoded by the coding sequence ATGATAGATAAAAGCATGGCGTCCGCAGACGCCGCCGTCGCAGATATTCCGGATGGCGCCACCCTTATGGTCGGAGGATTCGGTCCGGCCGGGCAGCCCTACGCACTGCTGGATGCGCTGATCCGTCGCCGGCCACGCGCGCTTACGCTGATCAGCAACAATGCCGGTAACGGCGATTTTGGCCTGGCGGCTCTGCTGAAAGCCGGCTGTGTGCGCAAAGTGGTGTGTTCTTTCCCACGGCAGGCAGATTCTTGGGTGTTTGACGACCTCTACCGCCGCGGCGAGTTGGAACTGGAGCTGGTTCCGCAAGGCAATCTGGCGGCGCGCATCCAGGCCGCCGGCGCCGGGATCGGCGGTTTTTATACCCCGACCGGCTATGGCACCCAATTGGCGGAAGGAAAGGAAACCCGCGAGATCGACGGCCGCCGATACGTTTTCGAACTGCCGCTGAAGGCCGACTTCGCGCTGATCAAGGCAGAACAAGCCGACCGTTGGGGCAACCTCCGCTATGACAAAACCGGGCGCAACTTCGGGCCGATTATGGCGATGGCCGCCAACTGCACCATCGTCGAAGTCAACCATATGGTGCCGTTGGGCGAACTGGATCCGGAAAACATCATCACGCCCGGCATCTTCGTGCAGCGTCTGGTGCCCTCTTCTCCCCGTGCAGCCCAGCTTTCGGCTTAA
- a CDS encoding IclR family transcriptional regulator domain-containing protein: MSEVPEFGTEELRRLQEIGDLSNDQYKGDPNFMASLARGLEVLQAFKPQYSQMSVSEISQQTGIPRAAVRRCLYTLRALGFVHCPDGRHYRLLPRVLTIGHAYLSSSELAKAAQNSLDYLSKLLNESCSVATLDGDNILYIARASVKRIMTIDLGRGSRLPAYATSMGLVLLSALDEGELEDYLSRVTFEPLTEFTVTCAEQLQEQLARVRRQGYAINDQQLEIGLRSIAVPMHSRKGGVVAAMNVGVNASQISAAELRERVLPQLQRTAMELALLL; the protein is encoded by the coding sequence ATGAGTGAAGTTCCTGAATTTGGCACCGAAGAACTGCGTCGGCTGCAGGAGATCGGTGATTTAAGCAACGACCAGTACAAGGGCGATCCTAATTTTATGGCCTCGCTGGCCAGAGGGCTGGAGGTGTTGCAGGCCTTCAAGCCACAGTATTCGCAGATGTCGGTGTCAGAGATCAGTCAACAAACCGGCATTCCGCGCGCAGCGGTGCGCCGTTGTTTGTATACCCTACGAGCGCTGGGATTCGTGCATTGTCCCGATGGGCGCCACTATCGCTTGCTGCCGCGTGTGCTAACTATCGGTCACGCTTATCTTTCCTCTTCCGAGCTGGCGAAGGCGGCGCAAAACTCGCTGGACTATCTCAGCAAATTGCTTAATGAATCCTGCTCGGTGGCGACGCTGGATGGCGATAACATTTTGTATATCGCCCGGGCCTCGGTTAAACGCATCATGACTATCGATCTGGGGCGCGGCAGCCGTCTGCCGGCCTATGCGACGTCGATGGGGCTGGTGTTGCTCAGCGCGCTGGACGAGGGAGAGCTGGAGGATTATCTGTCGCGGGTCACTTTCGAACCGCTGACCGAGTTTACCGTCACCTGTGCGGAGCAGCTGCAGGAACAGTTAGCCAGAGTTCGCAGACAGGGGTATGCCATCAACGATCAACAGTTAGAGATCGGCCTGCGTTCCATTGCGGTGCCGATGCATTCACGCAAAGGCGGGGTTGTGGCGGCAATGAACGTCGGCGTCAATGCGTCGCAGATCTCGGCGGCGGAGCTGCGCGAACGAGTGCTGCCGCAGCTGCAGCGCACGGCGATGGAGCTGGCGCTGCTGCTGTAG
- a CDS encoding Dyp-type peroxidase has translation MNANTPLPQAVFTPVTRHAIFIVATLSPVPAHLAAVRAWCGDIAAVVRSVGKRAPAGNLTCVCGFGSEAWDTLFGAPRPRQLHPFSPIGSGERVAVATPGDILLHIRADEMDLCFELASQLIGKLGDAVTVIEEVHGFRYFDQRAMIGFVDGTENPEGHEAFDYTVIGDEDAAFSGGSYVLVQKYLHDMQGWNSLSVETQEKIIGRHKQSNIELDEAVKPSSSHSSLTTITDEQGNEVKILRDNMPFGRPGLREFGTYFIGYARSPQPIEQMLENMFIGRPAGNYDRLLDFSRAVTGTLFFVPSAPLLEALADRSGAELH, from the coding sequence ATGAATGCAAATACCCCCCTGCCGCAAGCCGTATTCACGCCGGTGACGCGCCATGCCATCTTTATCGTCGCCACCCTGTCGCCCGTTCCCGCCCATCTGGCGGCGGTTCGCGCCTGGTGCGGCGACATCGCCGCCGTGGTGCGTTCGGTCGGCAAACGCGCGCCGGCGGGCAACCTCACCTGCGTCTGCGGCTTCGGCTCCGAGGCCTGGGATACGCTGTTCGGCGCGCCGCGCCCCCGCCAGCTGCATCCGTTCAGCCCGATCGGCAGCGGGGAACGCGTCGCCGTTGCCACGCCCGGCGATATCCTGCTGCATATCCGCGCCGATGAAATGGATCTGTGTTTTGAACTGGCCTCTCAGCTGATCGGCAAGCTAGGCGACGCCGTGACGGTGATCGAGGAGGTGCACGGCTTCCGTTACTTCGATCAGCGCGCCATGATCGGCTTCGTCGACGGCACGGAGAACCCGGAAGGGCATGAAGCCTTCGATTACACGGTGATCGGCGACGAAGACGCGGCGTTCAGCGGCGGCAGCTATGTGCTGGTGCAGAAATACCTGCACGACATGCAGGGCTGGAATTCGCTCAGCGTGGAAACGCAGGAGAAGATCATCGGCCGCCATAAGCAGTCCAACATCGAGCTGGATGAAGCGGTCAAACCGTCGTCATCACACAGTTCGCTGACCACCATCACCGACGAGCAAGGCAACGAGGTGAAAATTCTGCGCGACAACATGCCGTTCGGCCGCCCCGGCCTGCGCGAGTTCGGCACCTACTTTATCGGCTATGCGCGCTCCCCGCAGCCGATCGAGCAGATGCTGGAAAACATGTTTATCGGCCGCCCGGCCGGCAACTACGATCGGCTGCTCGATTTCAGCCGCGCGGTGACCGGTACCCTGTTCTTCGTGCCTTCCGCCCCGCTGCTGGAAGCGCTGGCCGATCGCAGCGGCGCCGAACTGCATTAA
- a CDS encoding bestrophin family protein — protein sequence MIIRPHQNWFFRLFAWHGSVLSKITFRLSLNVLMSIVAVISYQWYEQLGVHLTIAPFSLLGIAIAIFLGFRNNAGYSRFVEARNLWGSLLITERSLLRQIKSLLPDEPAVQQKVAKLLIAFSWSLKHQLRATDPTADLYHNLSSKELAEVIASPMPTNRILLMLGQEIGKLRRRGLLSDITFELLDNKLSELSHALGGCERLASTPVPFAYTLILQRTVYLFCSLLPFALVTDLHYMTPFVSVFISYTFLSWDSLAEELEDPFGVSANHLPLNAICNTIERNLLEMNGQSPLPPPMKPDEHFNLI from the coding sequence ATGATAATCCGCCCGCACCAGAACTGGTTTTTTCGCCTGTTCGCCTGGCACGGTTCCGTGCTGTCAAAGATCACCTTTCGCCTGTCGCTGAACGTGCTGATGTCGATAGTGGCGGTGATCAGCTACCAATGGTACGAACAGCTCGGCGTGCATTTGACCATCGCGCCGTTCAGCCTGCTGGGCATCGCCATCGCGATTTTTCTCGGCTTTCGCAATAATGCCGGCTACAGCCGCTTTGTCGAGGCGCGCAACCTGTGGGGCTCGCTGCTGATTACCGAGCGATCCCTGCTGCGCCAGATCAAAAGCCTGCTGCCGGACGAACCGGCGGTGCAGCAAAAGGTCGCCAAGCTGCTGATCGCCTTCAGCTGGAGCCTGAAGCATCAGCTGCGCGCCACCGATCCCACCGCCGATCTGTACCACAATCTCAGCAGCAAAGAGCTGGCCGAAGTGATCGCCAGCCCGATGCCGACCAACCGCATCCTGCTGATGCTGGGCCAGGAGATCGGCAAGCTGCGCCGACGGGGGCTATTGAGCGACATCACTTTCGAGCTGCTCGACAACAAGCTGAGCGAGCTGTCCCACGCCCTCGGCGGCTGCGAACGGCTCGCCAGCACCCCGGTGCCGTTCGCCTATACCCTGATCCTGCAGCGCACCGTTTACCTGTTCTGCAGCCTGTTGCCTTTTGCCCTGGTGACCGATCTGCATTACATGACACCGTTTGTTTCGGTGTTCATTTCCTATACCTTCTTATCCTGGGACTCACTGGCCGAAGAGCTGGAGGATCCGTTCGGCGTGTCGGCCAACCATCTGCCGTTAAACGCCATTTGCAACACCATTGAGCGCAACCTGCTGGAAATGAATGGCCAAAGCCCGCTGCCACCGCCGATGAAACCCGACGAGCACTTTAATTTGATCTGA
- the fdhD gene encoding formate dehydrogenase accessory sulfurtransferase FdhD, whose amino-acid sequence MNKHLLLAETDDIEQACLSRHAVWQRNDLAQAQQDWLAEEVPVALVYNGISHVVMMATPKDLAAFAIGFSLSEGIIASPDDIYDIRQQPACNGIEVHVELSSRRFMQLKEKRRSLAGRTGCGVCGVEQLQEVAQPIAPLPFTQRFDLALLDRALAQLQEVQTVGKLTGCTHAAAWIQPDGALNGGCEDVGRHVALDKLLGYRSQQAWLQGAALVSSRASYEMVQKSAMCGVEILFAVSAATRLAVEVAERSNLTLVGFSKPGRATVYTHPQRLWQSTTAA is encoded by the coding sequence ATGAACAAGCACCTACTCCTCGCAGAAACCGACGACATCGAACAGGCCTGCCTGTCTCGCCATGCGGTCTGGCAGCGCAACGATCTGGCTCAGGCGCAACAAGATTGGCTGGCGGAAGAAGTGCCGGTTGCCCTGGTGTACAACGGCATTTCCCACGTGGTGATGATGGCGACGCCGAAAGACCTGGCGGCCTTCGCCATCGGTTTTTCGCTGTCCGAAGGCATCATCGCCTCCCCCGACGATATCTACGACATCCGCCAGCAACCGGCCTGCAATGGCATTGAAGTGCATGTGGAACTCTCGAGCCGCCGCTTTATGCAGCTGAAAGAGAAGCGCCGCAGCCTGGCCGGCCGCACCGGCTGCGGCGTCTGCGGGGTCGAGCAACTGCAGGAGGTCGCTCAGCCCATCGCGCCGCTGCCTTTCACGCAGCGTTTCGATTTGGCGCTGCTCGATCGGGCGTTGGCGCAGCTGCAGGAAGTGCAAACGGTGGGGAAACTGACCGGCTGCACCCACGCGGCGGCCTGGATCCAGCCGGACGGCGCGCTCAACGGCGGATGTGAAGACGTCGGCCGCCATGTGGCGCTCGACAAACTGCTGGGTTATCGCAGCCAACAGGCGTGGTTGCAAGGGGCGGCGCTGGTGTCGAGCCGCGCCAGCTACGAAATGGTGCAAAAATCCGCCATGTGCGGCGTCGAGATCCTGTTCGCCGTTTCCGCCGCCACCCGCCTGGCGGTGGAGGTGGCCGAGCGCAGCAACCTCACGCTGGTGGGCTTCAGCAAGCCGGGGCGCGCCACCGTCTATACGCACCCGCAGCGGCTCTGGCAATCGACAACGGCGGCCTAA